One window of the Candidatus Neomarinimicrobiota bacterium genome contains the following:
- a CDS encoding DsrE family protein, whose protein sequence is MDANTKSYVMIVNDGPYGNERPYNAFRVGMNLVKREEADLKVFLIGDGVQCGVKGQNPPKGYYNIARMVKFIGGRGQVAT, encoded by the coding sequence ATGGATGCGAATACAAAATCGTATGTCATGATTGTCAACGATGGACCCTACGGGAATGAGCGCCCCTATAATGCCTTCCGGGTGGGAATGAACCTCGTGAAACGGGAGGAAGCCGATCTAAAGGTTTTCTTAATTGGCGATGGTGTACAGTGTGGAGTGAAGGGCCAGAATCCGCCCAAAGGGTATTACAATATCGCCCGTATGGTAAAGTTTATCGGCGGCCGCGGCCAAGTGGCCACCTGA
- a CDS encoding T9SS type A sorting domain-containing protein, with amino-acid sequence MQYSIPKPSDVNITIYNLRDQQVATIVNQHQERGWYTVQWDGTNDFGKSVSTGVYFYRLETLSYNAIRKMVHLK; translated from the coding sequence ATCCAATACAGCATCCCAAAACCGTCGGATGTGAATATCACCATTTACAACCTCCGGGACCAACAGGTTGCAACCATAGTTAATCAACACCAAGAGCGTGGCTGGTACACGGTCCAATGGGATGGGACCAATGATTTCGGTAAATCAGTGAGTACTGGGGTGTATTTTTATCGGCTGGAGACACTCTCGTATAATGCCATTCGGAAGATGGTACACCTAAAGTAA